Genomic window (Cryptococcus deuterogattii R265 chromosome 7, complete sequence):
CCAACGACCCTTGTACTAAATATGGGGATTCATGTCCCTCTAGTCCAATACCATGGCCCAAGCGATGGGTAAAAACGTCAAAGTTAGGGGTATCAGTGCCCGCTGTTATACCGATCCAGGAGTCAACTACACCGCGCGCAGCCTTGTCGAGTTGCGCGAAAGTCGCTGGCGCCGTGGTATTTGTTGTTTTGAGGTACACATAAGACGCACGTTGGGCTTTACGTACTACTTCCCAGAGCCCTATGTGGGAGGGTGGAATTTTGGAATTTGGCAAAGCGAACGTCTAAAAAATGAATGAAGACATGTCATGAAGTGCCAATTGGTGCGCTCACTCTGGTGATATCTGAGACATatcctccccattcccctccGGCATCTATGagcaccatcttccctttgtTCAATAGACGATCAGTCCCTGACCCATGTGGCAAAGCGGCGTTTTCTATGTCATGATCAGCCTCTGCACTGCCCCTTCACCgaacaaaaaaaattacCGCCGAATAGCACCagccctcctcctcccatcAGGCCTGTCTTTGCCATTTCATGTTCCAGTATACGACTAGTCTGTGATTCGCTGATGCCCAAAtacattctcttctttgttttTCGAATCGCATGCAGGGTTTTCTGGTTGGCGCATCTGAGTAACTCCACCTCCCAGAggctctttctctccctaATTAGCccaatctctttcaacaccccatcatccttctcctccctcagCATGCTTCTCAGCCCTTCTGCTACGAACTGTCGAGTCAACCCATCCAGAATAAATGCGTCTACCCCATAACCCAGCGCCGTCTTGAGAGCCTCATAAGGATTttgatcttctctccatttcACCCAAATCACTGACCCATCCAAATCCCTGGGAAGTTTGATCAGACTAGCCCGCAGCGC
Coding sequences:
- a CDS encoding twin-arginine translocation pathway signal peptide, which produces MGMSCFASPAFRHDQQGTYDGLLGEDDLPKKSSEPSFSSIEEGPKSTRPVPTLHRRIVVAVLFLVIFMGALKYTPSLSLLDIIASLSTSDSSSLSAAFNHKCEALLTPPPKTYSNRLDSLVSELPQSTVWIAEPGPSASYFIGAFSTQDWQLSERPFLVAIGRSPRGSPRIFLVTPEFEALRASLIKLPRDLDGSVIWVKWREDQNPYEALKTALGYGVDAFILDGLTRQFVAEGLRSMLREEKDDGVLKEIGLIRERKSLWEVELLRCANQKTLHAIRKTKKRMYLGISESQTSRILEHEMAKTGLMGGGGLVLFGENAALPHGSGTDRLLNKGKMVLIDAGGEWGGYVSDITRTFALPNSKIPPSHIGLWEVVRKAQRASYVYLKTTNTTAPATFAQLDKAARGVVDSWIGITAGTDTPNFDVFTHRLGHGIGLEGHESPYLVQGSLGERQVRSGHVFSLEPGIYLPVNGKTVNGINGVGVRLEDCFVVTEDEDGSLKGEWLSGPVQSWGDV